From a region of the Methanolobus tindarius DSM 2278 genome:
- a CDS encoding lysylphosphatidylglycerol synthase transmembrane domain-containing protein — translation MNKIEKWILISLLISLVSGLIVVAFTFDSNTLSALMQIKPVYILAAACVHALSYVVWGMRTRSLCKALGFDVGYTKACEIVTSGTLAASITPSSLGGEPLRIHLLHEEKIPLGRATAVVLGERILDGILILALAPVSIYVIRGVLNDSVFDAMFIFAELGLTFILFLTLYAIWKPDPTKNVVYFVVKRMAPFLGRKTDAALEKIIKRVDSELEHFHDSISILLTDGRRGLSFGVLYTIVFWFVDFSMLYVILLGLNQHPDPLIVFASQIIVMVLLVIPATPGASGVAEFAGTTAFSLFIPSSLLGIAVIAWRAFTFYMNICVGGFVSFKILKDTDFIKNFLK, via the coding sequence ATGAATAAAATTGAGAAATGGATTCTCATATCTTTACTAATAAGTCTTGTATCGGGTTTGATCGTTGTTGCATTTACTTTTGATTCAAATACTTTGTCTGCCCTTATGCAGATAAAACCTGTTTATATCTTAGCTGCTGCATGCGTACATGCTCTTAGCTATGTAGTATGGGGTATGCGTACACGTTCACTTTGTAAAGCACTTGGTTTTGATGTTGGCTATACTAAAGCTTGTGAAATAGTAACATCAGGTACTCTGGCAGCATCTATCACGCCTTCTTCTTTAGGTGGTGAGCCTTTAAGAATCCACCTCCTTCATGAAGAAAAGATTCCACTAGGAAGAGCCACAGCTGTTGTTCTTGGGGAGAGAATACTTGATGGCATACTTATCCTCGCTTTAGCACCAGTTTCCATATATGTCATACGCGGTGTTCTCAATGATTCTGTTTTTGATGCCATGTTTATCTTTGCAGAATTAGGTCTTACTTTCATACTGTTTCTTACCTTGTATGCTATATGGAAACCAGATCCAACTAAAAATGTAGTTTATTTTGTTGTAAAGAGGATGGCTCCGTTTTTGGGAAGGAAAACAGATGCTGCATTAGAAAAAATCATAAAAAGAGTTGACTCTGAGCTTGAGCATTTTCATGACAGCATTTCAATATTGCTAACTGATGGCAGGCGTGGGCTTTCTTTTGGAGTCTTATACACAATAGTCTTCTGGTTTGTAGATTTCTCCATGCTTTATGTGATATTGCTTGGTCTTAACCAGCACCCTGATCCGCTCATAGTCTTTGCATCACAGATTATAGTTATGGTCTTACTTGTCATACCTGCAACTCCGGGTGCAAGCGGAGTTGCTGAGTTTGCAGGAACAACTGCTTTTTCTCTTTTCATTCCGTCATCATTACTTGGAATTGCAGTAATTGCCTGGAGGGCTTTCACTTTCTATATGAATATTTGCGTAGGTGGTTTTGTTAGTTTCAAGATTTTGAAGGATACTGATTTTATCAAGAACTTCCTGAAATAG
- a CDS encoding sugar phosphate nucleotidyltransferase encodes MKACIMCGGEGTRLRPLTFARPKPSIPILNKPSVVHLIEHLSKEGFNDIVITLGYMAEKIEEQLGDGRIFGVHIDYVYEDEKLGTAGGVKNAEEYLRDSPFIVLGGDHVLNLNLREMYRFHEMTDALVTIGLLSIDDPREFGIADMDVNNRIRRFLEKPGPGEIFSNLASTGIYVCDPEIFDWIPEGKQYDFAKDLFPDILEKKRKINGILARGRWTDVGSPQAYRQAQRWMLESLPGTTIEGHFKTLDARIKGPVSLGHNVTVGSNSAIVGPIVIGENTTIGDNVLIGPYTAIGSNCTINNDTRILSSYMFNNVSIGHNSNVSGSIIDNGTVVGDNCSLENGTVIGPEVNIENDVTVHSNVRIWPKRSISTGTSVKEDMLGE; translated from the coding sequence ATGAAAGCCTGTATTATGTGTGGTGGAGAGGGGACAAGGCTTCGTCCCTTAACTTTTGCCCGTCCAAAACCAAGTATTCCTATTCTTAACAAACCGTCTGTTGTACATTTAATAGAACACCTTTCAAAAGAAGGTTTCAACGATATTGTAATAACCCTCGGGTATATGGCTGAAAAAATCGAGGAGCAGTTAGGTGATGGGAGAATATTCGGAGTCCATATCGATTATGTTTATGAAGATGAAAAACTTGGGACTGCCGGAGGCGTTAAGAATGCAGAGGAATATCTTCGTGACAGTCCGTTTATAGTTCTTGGAGGCGATCATGTACTCAACCTGAATTTAAGGGAGATGTACAGGTTCCATGAAATGACGGATGCACTTGTAACAATCGGGCTTTTATCCATCGATGATCCTCGTGAATTCGGTATCGCAGATATGGATGTGAATAACAGGATCAGACGTTTCCTTGAAAAACCAGGACCCGGTGAAATATTCAGTAATCTTGCAAGTACAGGTATTTATGTATGTGATCCGGAAATATTTGACTGGATTCCAGAAGGCAAACAATATGATTTTGCGAAGGATCTTTTCCCGGATATACTTGAGAAAAAACGGAAGATAAACGGTATTCTTGCCAGGGGCAGATGGACTGATGTTGGAAGCCCACAGGCTTACAGGCAGGCACAACGCTGGATGTTGGAGTCACTCCCCGGTACTACAATTGAAGGTCATTTTAAAACACTGGATGCCCGTATAAAAGGTCCTGTTTCTCTTGGTCATAACGTGACTGTCGGGTCCAATTCTGCGATTGTGGGTCCTATAGTTATTGGTGAAAATACGACTATAGGTGATAACGTTCTTATCGGACCATATACGGCAATAGGTTCCAATTGTACCATCAACAATGATACTCGAATATTATCTTCTTATATGTTCAATAACGTGTCAATAGGGCATAATTCAAATGTTTCCGGTTCTATTATTGATAATGGTACTGTTGTAGGTGACAACTGTAGTCTTGAAAATGGAACTGTTATTGGTCCGGAAGTCAATATCGAAAATGATGTTACAGTTCACTCTAACGTGAGGATCTGGCCAAAAAGATCTATCTCCACAGGGACAAGTGTAAAAGAAGATATGCTTGGTGAATGA
- a CDS encoding OB-fold nucleic acid binding domain-containing protein translates to MEKEEKIVVILLCMALFSLAIAYTYFYSGSPSDDSISFSSSSVPGDKVRLEGDILTKRFTYSGDHLLMDVDYGSGSVKVFVPSGSGSNDVNSMVEVNDRVLISGTVSEYEGEIEVVVDSSSDVTVL, encoded by the coding sequence ATGGAAAAAGAAGAAAAAATTGTAGTTATTCTTTTATGCATGGCCCTTTTCTCTCTGGCCATTGCATATACTTATTTTTATTCCGGGAGTCCTTCAGATGATTCTATTTCTTTTAGTTCATCTTCTGTTCCAGGGGATAAAGTAAGGCTTGAAGGTGATATTCTCACAAAACGCTTCACTTATTCAGGTGACCATTTGCTAATGGATGTGGATTATGGTTCAGGTTCAGTTAAAGTGTTTGTACCATCAGGCAGCGGTTCCAATGATGTTAACTCGATGGTTGAAGTAAATGACAGGGTACTGATATCCGGAACAGTTTCAGAGTATGAAGGTGAGATTGAAGTTGTTGTAGATAGCAGTAGTGACGTAACAGTCCTTTAA
- a CDS encoding FKBP-type peptidyl-prolyl cis-trans isomerase has product MKKIFLLLLLTGMLLTSGCTDSDNPANSRVVQIGDNISVNYTGMLEDGTVFDTSKADIAQENGIYNSLREYKPLSFVAGAGQMIDGFDAAVIGMKVGEEKTVTIPPEEAYGEVQDERIISYKVEDFEAVNMTPVVGETIYAQGYPGVILNVNETNVTVDFNHHLAGKTLIFDIELVSIEGSEDA; this is encoded by the coding sequence GTGAAAAAAATATTCCTTCTTTTACTTTTAACAGGTATGCTGCTAACAAGTGGTTGTACAGATTCTGACAACCCTGCTAACTCCAGGGTAGTACAAATAGGTGACAATATTTCTGTAAATTACACCGGCATGCTTGAGGATGGAACTGTTTTTGATACTTCAAAAGCAGATATTGCCCAAGAAAATGGAATTTACAATTCTCTCAGGGAATACAAACCTCTTTCTTTTGTTGCAGGTGCGGGTCAGATGATCGATGGTTTTGATGCTGCTGTAATTGGTATGAAAGTAGGTGAAGAGAAAACTGTTACAATTCCACCTGAAGAAGCTTACGGGGAAGTGCAGGATGAACGTATTATATCATACAAAGTTGAAGACTTTGAAGCAGTAAATATGACTCCTGTTGTTGGTGAAACTATATATGCCCAGGGTTATCCGGGAGTTATTCTGAATGTCAACGAAACAAACGTGACAGTTGATTTTAATCATCATCTTGCTGGTAAGACTCTTATCTTTGATATCGAACTGGTTTCAATAGAAGGGTCTGAAGATGCCTGA